The Paenibacillus sp. RUD330 genome has a segment encoding these proteins:
- a CDS encoding ATP-binding protein gives MQAIRKRYFPALAEYIRSGSEASLYQATELGKTFHNIGPEEVIAVHEECMRNIVLNVESEEALELYNRSFLFLIELMVAYRFRHQQERTPDQRYTEMREMLSRSYRSFERVKSKYENVLQHMDSGIALFDNDNMLTFMNLQMARFLDVPRKTLIGCSILDILRHQQLSRTTRRLLVRLYREIILRRNKYFEFQDSSGRHLLITATSSEQLDGDYLISMKDVSEYKQIEQTAYQNDKLAMLGKIAASIAHEIRNPLTSIRGFIQLLRPHLVELGKEEYAKIMVAEIDRANDIIYEFLNSSKPTAPMKQTISLTSLLKEVSLLSESEALLHNCEIYLESHEVDMLVSIDVKQIKQVVLNIFKNAMDAIGELNGERPGRIDVVLRRQAGFAEITVKDNGKGMDRSTLNRLFDPFFTTKESGTGLGLSVSYRIIRNHGGTIRVTSSAGQGTVFTVYLPIAE, from the coding sequence ATGCAGGCAATTCGAAAGCGCTATTTTCCGGCGCTTGCCGAATACATCCGCAGCGGTAGCGAGGCTTCGCTCTACCAGGCTACGGAACTTGGAAAGACCTTTCACAATATCGGCCCCGAAGAGGTCATAGCCGTCCATGAAGAATGCATGCGCAACATCGTCCTCAACGTGGAGTCGGAGGAAGCGCTGGAATTGTACAACCGGTCCTTTCTTTTTTTGATCGAACTGATGGTCGCCTACCGGTTCCGGCATCAGCAGGAGCGGACGCCGGATCAGAGGTACACGGAGATGCGGGAGATGCTCTCCCGCTCCTATCGTTCCTTCGAGAGAGTCAAGAGCAAGTATGAGAATGTCCTGCAGCATATGGACAGCGGCATCGCCTTGTTCGACAACGACAACATGCTGACGTTCATGAACCTGCAGATGGCGAGATTCCTGGATGTCCCCCGCAAAACCTTGATCGGCTGCAGCATCCTCGATATATTGAGGCATCAGCAGCTGAGCCGCACGACGAGGCGGCTGCTGGTGAGGCTCTATCGGGAAATCATCCTCCGGCGCAACAAATACTTCGAGTTCCAGGACAGCAGCGGACGGCATCTGCTGATCACGGCCACCTCCAGCGAGCAGCTGGACGGCGATTATCTGATCAGCATGAAGGACGTGTCCGAGTACAAGCAGATCGAGCAGACGGCATACCAGAACGACAAGCTGGCGATGCTCGGCAAGATCGCCGCATCCATCGCGCATGAAATACGCAATCCCCTGACCTCGATACGGGGATTTATCCAGCTGCTCCGGCCTCATCTGGTCGAGCTGGGCAAAGAAGAATACGCCAAGATCATGGTGGCCGAGATCGACCGGGCCAACGACATCATCTATGAGTTCCTCAACTCCTCCAAGCCTACGGCACCGATGAAGCAAACCATATCCCTGACATCATTGCTCAAAGAAGTCAGCCTGCTCAGCGAGAGCGAGGCGCTCCTGCACAATTGCGAGATTTACCTGGAATCGCATGAAGTCGACATGCTGGTCTCCATCGACGTCAAGCAGATCAAGCAGGTCGTTCTCAATATATTCAAGAACGCGATGGATGCCATCGGCGAGCTGAACGGGGAGAGGCCCGGAAGGATCGACGTGGTGCTGCGAAGACAAGCCGGATTTGCCGAAATCACTGTCAAGGACAACGGCAAAGGAATGGATCGTTCGACGCTAAACCGTCTGTTCGATCCTTTTTTTACGACCAAGGAATCCGGTACGGGTCTCGGCTTGTCCGTCAGCTATCGGATCATCCGCAACCACGGCGGCACCATCCGCGTCACGAGCTCGGCCGGTCAAGGCACGGTGTTCACCGTTTATTTGCCAATCGCAGAGTAA
- a CDS encoding leucyl aminopeptidase — protein sequence MDIKLKYTEQPSRQDWELIIRPVDASGLQDENQATAVREEEDPLSIPAIRQAVQGLASKGLLKSGQPGQKMPLLGLHPAGSAAFIGLSSGTLDADDIRRLGAQASKEVRSSRATAARLLVTAQLYGGTSGCTTAQAGQALAEGILLGAYDRTKTTGAPKEQASAELAVQLPDAVDSALRKEWEAGVQRGIVMAEAVAEARDLVHLPANELIPEALAEHAERLAAEYGLDCEVIDEWSALEQGMGGLLAVGKGSQHQPRMIVLHYEGDPGNEEKWGLVGKGVTFDTGGYSLKRIAGMEDMIMDMGGAAAVLGAMRIIAIEKPKVNVVAVIPAAENMISDRAFKPGDVVTMMNGMTVEIVNTDAEGRIVLADGLTTAIRRGATKLVDVATLTGAVVAAYGDITSGIMGNDDELLSGLQEASKRSGERVWPLPAYPEYRKQLDSEAADLKNKGGSYAAASIAGMFIGAFAEEKPWLHIDIAGTAWISRARGWETKGATGVMTRTLAELLLRG from the coding sequence ATGGATATCAAGTTGAAATATACGGAGCAACCATCCAGGCAGGATTGGGAGCTGATCATTCGGCCAGTGGATGCTTCCGGCCTGCAGGATGAGAATCAAGCAACAGCCGTCAGGGAGGAAGAGGATCCGCTATCGATTCCGGCCATTCGGCAGGCGGTTCAGGGATTGGCATCCAAAGGACTGCTGAAAAGCGGCCAGCCGGGGCAGAAGATGCCTCTTCTCGGGCTGCATCCGGCAGGCAGCGCGGCATTCATCGGCTTGTCCTCTGGCACTCTGGATGCCGACGATATCCGCCGCCTCGGAGCGCAGGCTTCCAAGGAAGTCCGCTCCAGCCGCGCCACTGCTGCAAGGCTGCTCGTAACGGCGCAGCTGTACGGCGGAACAAGCGGCTGCACGACGGCCCAAGCCGGCCAGGCTCTGGCGGAGGGCATCCTGCTCGGCGCCTATGACCGGACCAAAACGACGGGAGCCCCCAAGGAACAGGCTTCGGCGGAGCTGGCTGTCCAGCTTCCCGACGCCGTCGATTCCGCTCTGCGGAAGGAGTGGGAAGCGGGTGTCCAACGGGGCATCGTCATGGCCGAAGCGGTCGCCGAGGCCAGGGATCTCGTGCATCTTCCGGCGAATGAGCTGATTCCGGAGGCGCTCGCGGAGCATGCGGAACGCCTTGCAGCCGAGTACGGCCTGGACTGCGAAGTCATCGACGAGTGGAGCGCACTCGAGCAGGGCATGGGCGGCCTGCTCGCGGTAGGCAAGGGAAGCCAGCATCAGCCGCGGATGATCGTGCTCCATTATGAGGGCGATCCCGGCAACGAGGAGAAATGGGGCCTCGTCGGCAAAGGGGTCACCTTCGATACGGGCGGTTATTCCTTGAAGCGGATCGCGGGAATGGAAGACATGATCATGGATATGGGCGGGGCGGCTGCCGTGCTCGGCGCGATGCGCATCATCGCCATCGAGAAGCCGAAGGTCAACGTGGTTGCGGTCATTCCGGCGGCGGAGAACATGATCTCCGACCGGGCCTTCAAGCCGGGAGACGTCGTGACGATGATGAACGGCATGACGGTGGAGATCGTCAATACCGATGCCGAGGGACGGATCGTGCTGGCGGACGGCCTTACGACAGCGATTCGGCGGGGAGCGACGAAGCTTGTCGATGTCGCGACGCTGACCGGCGCGGTCGTGGCCGCTTACGGCGATATCACCTCCGGCATCATGGGCAACGACGACGAGCTGCTGAGCGGCTTGCAGGAAGCCTCCAAGCGGTCCGGCGAGCGGGTATGGCCGCTGCCGGCCTATCCGGAGTACCGGAAGCAGCTCGATTCCGAAGCCGCCGACCTGAAGAACAAAGGCGGCAGCTACGCGGCGGCCAGCATCGCCGGCATGTTCATCGGGGCTTTCGCGGAGGAGAAGCCGTGGCTTCATATCGACATCGCCGGCACGGCTTGGATCAGCCGCGCACGAGGCTGGGAAACGAAGGGCGCGACGGGAGTCATGACACGGACGCTTGCGGAGCTGCTGCTCCGGGGATAG
- a CDS encoding anti-sigma factor domain-containing protein yields MSSRGIVMEARGNKLVVLTQEGSFRKVRRLGDERIGQEIVLTAQRKMLRMPKAVIPAAVILILIALPAFWAARAEAHPVVAYLSLDVNPSFEIGVDRELNVRKLEAMNDDALPFVKGLHYEGLPAAQVMELLARRLAESSYLGSGGGAEVILAGVKLDAGAGNAVALLSRQAEQALLSAAGSAQAAGMHVTSLESTEAVREAAAAKGLSTGRMTVYLLAKSQGYNVSLDQFRSGAIQEVLSWDGGVDALVSDSRNIGSEKLQEQLEREKKAAATSLPTGSPVRKTSPAPQERPAGAAVRTQSAKPAASPEPAASPKPSAKASKRDAAGAGERSDAERTRDSRQKAEHRHRQSGEHKSYGGDLERKRLEAEKLLKEKAEAARAKLDEKARKAWEKRKAELEEALKRSHDEMERHAGQKRGSNEPR; encoded by the coding sequence GTGAGCAGCAGAGGCATCGTCATGGAGGCCAGAGGCAACAAGCTGGTCGTGCTGACGCAAGAAGGCAGCTTCCGGAAAGTGAGGCGGCTCGGAGACGAGAGAATCGGCCAAGAGATCGTCCTTACGGCACAGCGGAAGATGCTGAGAATGCCCAAGGCCGTCATTCCCGCCGCCGTCATTCTGATTCTGATCGCCCTGCCTGCCTTCTGGGCGGCGCGGGCCGAGGCCCATCCGGTGGTCGCTTACCTCAGCCTGGATGTGAATCCCAGCTTTGAAATCGGCGTGGACCGCGAGCTGAACGTGCGCAAGCTGGAGGCGATGAACGACGATGCCCTTCCGTTCGTGAAGGGACTTCATTACGAGGGGCTTCCTGCCGCGCAGGTCATGGAGCTTCTTGCCCGGAGACTGGCGGAATCTTCCTATCTGGGCAGCGGCGGCGGAGCGGAAGTCATACTGGCCGGAGTCAAGCTGGATGCGGGAGCGGGCAATGCGGTGGCGCTGCTGAGCCGGCAGGCCGAGCAGGCGCTGCTGAGCGCAGCCGGCTCCGCCCAAGCTGCCGGAATGCATGTCACCTCGCTGGAGTCCACCGAGGCGGTTCGGGAGGCGGCGGCGGCCAAAGGCTTGTCCACGGGCAGAATGACGGTGTATCTGCTGGCCAAAAGCCAAGGCTACAATGTCAGTCTGGATCAATTCCGCAGCGGGGCGATTCAGGAGGTTCTCTCTTGGGACGGAGGCGTGGACGCTTTGGTCAGCGACAGCCGGAATATCGGGAGCGAAAAGCTGCAGGAGCAGCTTGAACGCGAGAAGAAGGCGGCTGCGACCTCGCTTCCAACAGGATCTCCCGTACGAAAGACATCTCCAGCTCCTCAGGAGCGGCCTGCGGGCGCAGCTGTCCGCACGCAATCGGCCAAGCCGGCAGCGTCCCCCGAGCCGGCAGCATCTCCCAAGCCGTCAGCGAAGGCATCCAAGCGGGATGCAGCCGGAGCAGGGGAGAGGTCGGACGCCGAACGGACTCGCGATTCAAGACAGAAGGCCGAGCATCGGCATCGGCAGAGCGGAGAGCATAAATCGTACGGCGGCGATCTGGAGCGGAAGCGCCTCGAGGCCGAAAAGCTGCTGAAGGAAAAAGCTGAAGCCGCCCGCGCAAAGCTGGATGAAAAGGCCCGCAAAGCGTGGGAGAAACGCAAAGCGGAGCTTGAGGAAGCCTTGAAGCGCAGCCATGATGAAATGGAGCGGCATGCCGGACAGAAGCGCGGCAGCAACGAGCCGCGCTAA
- a CDS encoding peroxiredoxin, with product MAERLVGRPAPDFTMETVDGQGQQFGKVSLSDYRGKWLVFFFYPLDFTFVCPTEITALSDAASEFTKLNTEILGVSIDSIHSHKAWINTPKNDNGLGKLNFPLAADITKQVSRDYGVLIEEEGIALRGLFIIDPEGELKYQVVNHNDVGRSVEETLRVLQALQSGGLCPMNWKPGDKNLVTN from the coding sequence ATGGCAGAACGTTTGGTTGGCCGCCCGGCTCCCGATTTCACGATGGAGACCGTCGACGGCCAAGGACAGCAATTCGGCAAGGTATCCCTTTCCGATTACCGCGGCAAATGGCTGGTGTTCTTCTTCTATCCGCTTGATTTCACTTTCGTATGCCCGACAGAAATCACTGCGCTGAGCGATGCGGCCTCCGAATTCACGAAGCTGAACACCGAGATTCTCGGCGTATCCATCGACAGCATCCACAGCCACAAGGCTTGGATCAACACGCCTAAGAACGACAACGGCTTGGGCAAGCTGAACTTCCCGCTTGCCGCCGACATCACGAAGCAGGTATCCCGCGACTACGGCGTCCTGATCGAAGAAGAAGGCATTGCCCTGCGCGGTCTCTTCATCATCGATCCGGAAGGCGAGCTGAAATACCAAGTCGTCAACCACAACGACGTAGGCCGCAGCGTAGAAGAAACGCTCCGCGTCCTTCAAGCGCTCCAATCCGGCGGACTCTGCCCGATGAACTGGAAGCCGGGCGACAAGAACCTCGTCACGAACTGA
- a CDS encoding response regulator produces MYRILLADDEADVREGLLSEIDWEACGFTVAGTAENGLEALELAQRLEPDVVITDIRMPFVDGMELVRRLKAESPLVKTVILTGYDEFDYARQAVSLSVDEYLLKPFSAASLTELLHKLQTRMELEIAEREDMRKLKEHYHTSLPLLKANFLSSLLHRKLPEPVIRDKARHYGLSLEGEGCSVSLISLDSAGAEAEPPAQAVHSLRTSPDVDLKLFAVLNIAGEIWEGRQFGTAFIHQDHVVLLGFGKTDESWKERLQNALEHIVRSVEHYLRMAVTIGSGAAKERLSGIKSSYDEALLALDYRLVPGAGRILFIEDVERRGASPLLLDELRQQALSRCLKVGTPEELAAVLETIFGEIRAEHTSSGIQLYLSEVLTTVWRTAQSSDVDMEDVLGAGFQPYAELVRMTGLAEARRWITEMCGAIMGRISGKRQHAYRDLIEEAMSFTRERIHDSDLSIPMVCSHLHISAGYFCGLFKKEVKLTFLQYVMQLRMDRAQELLRTTELKAFEIAERIGFSEPNYFSFCFKKHTGSTPKEYRSRMKNAGPSGQEG; encoded by the coding sequence ATGTACCGCATATTGCTGGCCGATGACGAAGCCGACGTTAGGGAAGGCTTGCTGAGCGAGATCGATTGGGAGGCCTGCGGATTTACCGTGGCGGGGACGGCCGAGAACGGCCTGGAAGCGCTTGAGCTCGCCCAGCGTCTGGAGCCTGATGTCGTCATTACAGACATCCGCATGCCGTTCGTCGACGGGATGGAGCTGGTCCGCAGGCTGAAGGCCGAATCGCCTCTTGTCAAAACGGTTATCCTGACCGGTTACGACGAGTTCGACTATGCCCGGCAAGCCGTCTCTCTCAGCGTAGACGAATATTTGCTCAAACCGTTCTCGGCTGCGAGCCTGACCGAGCTGCTGCATAAGCTGCAAACGCGCATGGAGCTTGAAATCGCGGAGCGGGAGGACATGCGCAAGCTCAAGGAGCATTACCATACGAGCCTTCCCTTGCTGAAGGCCAACTTCCTCTCCTCCCTGCTGCACCGCAAGCTTCCGGAGCCGGTCATCCGGGATAAGGCCCGTCATTACGGCTTGAGCCTGGAAGGAGAGGGCTGCTCCGTTTCGCTCATCAGTCTGGACAGCGCCGGAGCGGAGGCGGAGCCGCCTGCCCAGGCGGTCCATTCGCTGCGGACTTCTCCCGATGTCGATCTCAAGCTGTTCGCCGTCCTCAATATTGCCGGGGAAATATGGGAGGGCAGGCAGTTCGGCACGGCGTTCATCCACCAGGACCATGTCGTCCTGCTGGGGTTCGGCAAGACGGACGAGTCCTGGAAGGAGAGGCTGCAGAACGCACTGGAGCATATCGTCCGCAGCGTCGAGCACTATCTGCGCATGGCCGTCACGATCGGCTCCGGAGCGGCCAAGGAGCGGCTGAGCGGCATCAAATCCTCGTACGACGAGGCTCTGCTTGCTCTTGACTACCGGCTCGTGCCCGGCGCCGGCCGGATTCTGTTCATCGAGGACGTGGAGAGGCGGGGCGCCTCTCCTCTGCTGCTCGATGAGCTGCGGCAGCAGGCTCTGTCCCGCTGCCTGAAGGTCGGAACCCCGGAGGAGCTGGCAGCCGTTCTCGAGACGATTTTCGGGGAGATCAGGGCGGAGCATACTTCAAGCGGCATCCAGCTCTACTTGAGCGAGGTGCTGACGACGGTCTGGCGCACCGCCCAGTCCTCCGACGTCGACATGGAGGATGTGCTCGGCGCCGGCTTCCAGCCCTATGCCGAGCTCGTCCGGATGACCGGGCTGGCCGAGGCCCGTCGCTGGATAACGGAGATGTGCGGGGCTATCATGGGCCGAATCTCCGGAAAGCGGCAGCATGCCTACCGGGATCTGATCGAAGAGGCGATGTCCTTCACACGGGAACGCATTCATGATTCCGATCTGTCGATTCCGATGGTATGCTCCCATCTCCATATCAGCGCCGGCTATTTCTGCGGCCTGTTCAAGAAGGAGGTCAAGCTGACCTTCCTCCAATACGTCATGCAGCTGCGCATGGACAGGGCGCAGGAGCTGCTTCGCACGACGGAGCTCAAAGCGTTTGAGATCGCCGAGCGCATCGGCTTCTCCGAGCCGAATTACTTCAGCTTCTGCTTCAAGAAACATACCGGCAGCACCCCGAAGGAATATCGGAGCCGGATGAAGAACGCCGGTCCGTCCGGACAGGAAGGATGA
- the leuB gene encoding 3-isopropylmalate dehydrogenase: protein MAETKKIAVIAGDGIGPEVVGEAIKVIKKVEELYEYRFEFEHGLFGGIAIDEKGTPLPQETLEMCQKADAVLLGAVGGPKWDNNSKELRPETGLLGIRKALGLFSNIRPATVFDCLKDASTLKPEVLEGTDLIVVRELTGGIYFGEKFRREGEHGQEAVDTCVYNVQEVERIVRQAFDIAMTRGKRLASVDKANVLETSRLWREVVNRIAPEYPEVELEHVLVDNCAMQLLRRPSSFDVIVTENMFGDILSDEAAMLTGSIGMLSSASLGEGSFGLYEPVHGSAPDIAGQGISNPIATILSVALMFRLTFGYADAAQAIEDAVKEVLDAGHRTGDIAVDKSKAIGTEEMGRLIVEALR, encoded by the coding sequence ATGGCAGAAACAAAGAAAATCGCGGTGATCGCGGGCGACGGAATCGGACCGGAAGTCGTCGGCGAAGCCATCAAGGTGATCAAGAAAGTCGAAGAGCTGTACGAATACCGCTTTGAATTCGAGCATGGCCTGTTCGGCGGAATCGCTATCGACGAGAAAGGAACTCCGCTTCCTCAGGAAACGCTGGAAATGTGCCAAAAGGCGGATGCCGTCCTGCTCGGCGCGGTAGGCGGACCGAAATGGGACAACAATTCCAAGGAGCTCCGTCCTGAAACCGGACTTCTGGGCATCCGCAAGGCGCTCGGGCTCTTCTCCAACATCCGCCCGGCGACCGTGTTCGACTGCCTAAAGGATGCCTCGACCTTGAAGCCGGAAGTGCTGGAGGGCACCGACCTGATCGTCGTGCGCGAGCTGACGGGCGGCATCTACTTCGGCGAGAAGTTCCGCCGCGAAGGAGAGCACGGCCAAGAGGCGGTCGACACCTGCGTGTACAACGTGCAGGAGGTGGAGCGCATCGTGCGCCAGGCGTTCGATATCGCCATGACGCGCGGCAAGCGGCTCGCTTCCGTCGACAAAGCCAACGTGCTGGAGACTTCCCGCCTCTGGCGCGAGGTCGTGAACCGGATCGCGCCGGAGTATCCGGAGGTGGAGCTCGAGCATGTGCTCGTCGACAACTGCGCCATGCAGCTGCTTCGCCGTCCGTCGAGCTTCGACGTCATCGTGACGGAGAACATGTTCGGCGATATCCTGAGCGACGAGGCCGCCATGCTGACGGGCTCCATCGGCATGCTGAGCTCCGCCTCCCTCGGCGAAGGCAGCTTCGGCCTGTACGAGCCGGTCCACGGCTCGGCGCCCGATATTGCCGGACAAGGCATCTCGAACCCGATCGCGACCATTCTGTCCGTCGCGCTCATGTTCCGCCTGACATTCGGTTATGCGGACGCGGCGCAGGCGATCGAGGACGCTGTCAAGGAAGTTCTCGACGCCGGCCACCGCACAGGCGATATCGCTGTGGACAAATCCAAGGCGATCGGAACGGAAGAGATGGGACGCCTTATTGTAGAAGCGCTCCGCTGA
- the sigI gene encoding RNA polymerase sigma factor SigI — protein MLFKRWLGLSARRKEESGHQADSPNRLIKQAQDGDKAIRERLIADYRPFILKVTSRFCKRYIDPSRDDEFSISLIAFDEAISQFSPESGRSFAGFAETVIRRRLIDHVRKEQRHIRSLPAGSFHMEEEEETFYSHAFNRQAVIRFNQNQDAEERRQEIMEFTAELASYGIRFADLADTSPKHEDSRILLQGIAAKLAKQDRLFSVLLDTRRLPVKELTELSGVSRKTIERNRKYLIAVSLLVHGRYPFLKHYIHIEALKEQIEKKAGGTGL, from the coding sequence ATGCTGTTCAAAAGATGGCTTGGGCTTTCAGCCAGGCGCAAAGAGGAGTCCGGACACCAGGCGGACTCGCCGAACCGGCTGATCAAGCAAGCGCAGGATGGGGACAAGGCCATCCGGGAACGGCTGATCGCCGATTACCGTCCCTTTATCCTGAAGGTCACAAGCCGATTCTGCAAGCGATATATCGATCCTTCCCGGGATGACGAGTTCAGCATTTCGCTGATCGCATTCGATGAAGCGATCAGCCAGTTCTCGCCGGAGTCCGGCCGTTCGTTCGCGGGATTCGCCGAGACAGTCATCCGCCGCCGGCTTATCGATCATGTCCGCAAGGAACAGCGGCATATCCGTTCCCTGCCTGCCGGCTCCTTCCACATGGAGGAGGAAGAGGAGACGTTTTATTCCCATGCGTTCAACAGGCAGGCGGTTATCCGCTTCAACCAGAATCAGGACGCAGAGGAGAGGCGCCAGGAAATCATGGAATTCACGGCAGAGCTGGCCTCATACGGAATCCGATTCGCGGATCTGGCGGATACATCTCCGAAGCATGAGGATTCCCGGATCCTCCTGCAGGGAATCGCGGCGAAGCTGGCGAAGCAGGACCGCTTGTTCAGCGTCCTGCTGGATACCCGGAGGCTGCCGGTCAAGGAGCTCACGGAACTGTCCGGCGTGTCGCGCAAGACGATCGAGCGCAACCGGAAGTATTTGATTGCCGTATCGCTGCTCGTCCACGGGCGGTATCCCTTTTTGAAGCATTATATACATATAGAAGCGCTCAAGGAGCAAATCGAGAAGAAGGCAGGAGGGACAGGGCTGTGA
- a CDS encoding aldolase catalytic domain-containing protein, whose product MSSKNSISKIVDCTVRDGGLVNNWDFSIEFVQDLYRSLDEAGVEYMEIGYKNSPKLLKGADSAGPWRFLNDDFLRKVIPNKGNTKLSALVDIGRVDEADILPRVDSMLDLIRVACYIQDVDKALELVSLFHERGYETTLNIMALSNVMENQLIEAFEAIRESVVDVVYVVDSYGSLKPNDMAYLIDKFKQHLPNKKLGVHTHNNQQLAFANTLLAVDKGVEFLDTSVYGMGRAAGNCNTELLVSHLPNTKYEVRPVLEMIEKHMIPLREKEEWGYIMPYMITGLLDEHPRSAMALRSSDNKDSIVDFYDQLTTPEILHSK is encoded by the coding sequence ATGTCTTCCAAAAACAGCATCAGCAAAATCGTCGACTGCACGGTCCGTGATGGAGGTCTTGTCAACAACTGGGATTTCAGCATTGAGTTTGTGCAAGATTTGTATCGCAGCCTGGATGAGGCCGGCGTTGAATATATGGAGATTGGCTACAAGAATTCGCCCAAGCTGCTCAAGGGTGCCGACTCCGCCGGCCCTTGGCGCTTCCTGAATGATGACTTCCTGCGCAAAGTCATCCCGAACAAAGGAAACACGAAGCTGTCCGCGCTCGTGGATATCGGCCGAGTGGACGAAGCGGATATTCTGCCGCGCGTCGACAGCATGCTGGATCTGATCCGCGTCGCCTGCTACATCCAGGATGTGGACAAGGCTCTGGAGCTCGTGTCCTTGTTCCATGAACGCGGCTACGAGACGACGCTCAACATCATGGCGCTGTCGAACGTCATGGAAAATCAGCTGATCGAGGCATTCGAGGCCATCCGCGAGAGCGTCGTCGATGTGGTCTACGTCGTCGATTCGTACGGCAGCCTCAAGCCCAACGACATGGCTTACCTGATCGACAAATTCAAGCAGCATCTGCCGAACAAGAAGCTGGGCGTGCATACGCACAACAACCAGCAGCTTGCTTTTGCCAATACGCTGCTCGCTGTCGACAAAGGCGTGGAATTCCTCGACACCTCCGTATACGGCATGGGCCGCGCCGCGGGCAACTGCAACACGGAGCTGCTCGTGTCGCATCTTCCGAATACGAAATACGAAGTGCGCCCCGTGCTGGAAATGATCGAGAAGCACATGATTCCCCTTCGCGAGAAGGAAGAGTGGGGCTACATCATGCCGTACATGATCACCGGCCTGCTCGATGAGCATCCGCGTTCGGCGATGGCGCTGCGCAGCTCCGACAACAAGGACAGCATCGTCGATTTCTACGATCAGCTTACAACGCCGGAAATTCTTCATTCCAAGTAG